The following are from one region of the Acanthopagrus latus isolate v.2019 chromosome 2, fAcaLat1.1, whole genome shotgun sequence genome:
- the LOC119011073 gene encoding unconventional myosin-Ic-like isoform X2, translating into MMESALTARDRVGVQDFVLLENFTSEAAFIENLRKRFKENLIYTYIGSVLVSVNPYKDLEIYTKNHMERYRGVNFYEVSPHIYAVADNSYRSLRTERKDQCILISGESGAGKTEASKKILQYYAVTCPASDQVQTVKDRLLQSNPVLEAFGNAKTLRNDNSSRFGKYMDIQFDFKGAPVGGHIINYLLEKSRVVHQNHGERNFHIFYQLIEGGEEDLLRRLGLERNPQQYQYLVKGNCPKVSSINDRSDWKVVRKALTVIGFSEDDVEELLNIIASVLHLGNVQYGGEEGNACITSDTQIKYLARLLGVNGTVLTEALTHKKIIAKGEELMSPLNLEQASSARDALSKAVYGRTFTWLVNKINASLAYTDDSFKNYSVIGLLDIYGFEVFQNNSFEQFCINYCNEKLQQLFIELTLKSEQEEYEAEGITWEPVQYFDNKIICDLVEEKFKGIISILDEECLRPGDASDLTFLEKLEDTVGGHAHFVTHKLADAKTRKVMGRDEFRLLHYAGEVNYNVNGFLDKNNDLLFRNLKEVMCMSENKILTQCFDREELSDKKRPETAATQFKASLAKLMEILMSKEPSYVRCIKPNDSKQAVRFDEVLIRHQVKYLGLMENLRVRRAGFAYRRRYEVFLQRYKSLCPDTWPNWQGKLSDGVATLVKHLGYKPEEYKLGRSKIFIRFPKTLFATEDALETRKHSLATKLQAGWKGYSQKSKYQKLRKSAIAIQAWWRGILARRRAQQRRQAANTIRRFIKGFIYRHKERCPENEYFLDYVRYSFLMKLRKNLPKNVLDKSWPTPPAALTEASEHLRKLCMQNMVWSYCKKISPEWKLQMEQKMTASEIFKDKKDNYPQSVPKLFVSTRLNGEDINPKVLQALGNEKMKYAVPVTKYDRKGYKPRSRQLLLTSNSAVIVEEGKLKQRIDYGALKGISVSSLSDGLFVLHVPSEDNKQKGDVVLQSDHVIETLTKIAICSDKVNNININQGSIKFTVGQGKEGIIDFTPGSELLVAKAKNGHLSVTAPRLNSR; encoded by the exons ATGATGGAGTCCGCCCTGACAGCCAGAGACCGGGTGGGCGTGCAGGACTTTGTCCTGCTGGAGAACTTCACCAGCGAGGCTGCCTTCATAGAGAACCTGCGCAAACGCTTCAAAGAGAACCTCATCTAT ACATACATTGGTTCAGTGCTGGTGTCAGTTAACCCATACAAGGACCTGGAGATCTACACCAAGAACCACATGGAGCGATACCGTGGAGTCAACTTCTACGAGGTCTCACCACACAT TTATGCAGTGGCAGACAACTCATACCGTTccctgaggacagagagaaaggaccAGTGCATCCTCATCTCCGGGGAGAGCGGTGCTGGGAAGACGGAGGCGTCCAAGAAGATCCTGCAGTACTACGCCGTCACCTGTCCAGCCAGCGACCAGGTGCAGACCGTCAAAGACCGCCTGCTGCAGTCCAACCCTGTGCTGGAG GCTTTTGGCAATGCGAAGACATTGCGTAACGACAACTCGAGCCGCTTTGGAAAGTACATGGACATTCAGTTTGACTTCAAG GGTGCCCCCGTTGGTGGCCACATAATCAACTACCTGCTGGAGAAGTCCCGCGTTGTCCACCAGAACCACGGGGAGAGgaactttcacattttttaccAGCTGAtcgagggaggggaggaggatcTGCTGAGGCGCCTGGGCCTGGAGAGGAACCCTCAGCAGTACCAGTACCTGGTCAAA GGTAACTGTCCCAAAGTGAGCTCTATCAACGATCGCAGTGATTGGAAGGTGGTGAGGAAAGCTTTGACCGTGATTGGTTTCAGCGAGGACGATGTTGAG GAGCTGTTGAACATAATCGCCAGTGTGCTTCACCTGGGAAATGTGCAGTACGGCGGGGAAGAAGGCAATGCCTGCATCACTTCTGACACACAGATAAAGTACCTGGCCAGG TTGTTAGGGGTGAATGGCACAGTGCTGACTgaggcactcacacacaagaAGATAATTGCCAAGGGAGAGGAG cTGATGAGCCCTCTGAACTTAGAGCAAGCATCATCAGCTCGAGATGCTTTGTCCAAGGCAGTGTACGGGCGCACCTTCACATGGCTGGTGAACAAAATCAATGCTTCACTGGCATATACG GACGATTCCTTTAAGAATTACTCTGTCATTGGCCTGCTGGACATCTACGGTTTTGAGGTCTTCCAGAACAACAG cttcGAGCAGTTCTGCATCAACTATTGTAacgagaagctgcagcagctcttcatCGAGCTCACCCTCAAGTCAGAGCAGGAGGAGTACGAGGCTGAAGGCATCACG TGGGAGCCGGTGCAGTACTTCGACAACAAGATCATCTGTGATCTGGTGGAGGAGAAGTTCAAAGGCATCATCTCCATCCTG GACGAGGAGTGTCTGAGACCTGGAGATGCCAGTGACCTCACCTTCCTAGAGAAACTGGAGGACACTGTTGGAGGACATGCGCACTTTGTCAC tcACAAGCTGGCAGATGCAAAGACCCGGAAGGTAATGGGCCGTGACGAATTCAGACTGCTGCACTATGCTGGAGAGGTCAACTACAATGTcaatg gaTTTTTGGACAAGAACAACGACCTGCTCTTCAGGAACTTAAAAGAA GTTATGTGTATGTCAGAGAATAAGATCCTGACCCAGTGTTTCGACCGGGAGGAGCTGAGTGACAAGAAACGCCCAGAAACG GCAGCCACCCAGTTCAAAGCCAGTCTGGCGAAACTCATGGAGATCCTCATGTCGAAGGAGCCGTCGTACGTCCGCTGCATCAAGCCCAATGACTCCAAGCAAGCAG TTCGATTCGACGAGGTGTTGATCCGTCACCAGGTCAAGTATCTGGGGCTGATGGAGAATCTGAGGGTGAGGAGAGCTGGATTTGCTTACAGACGGCGCTACGAGGTCTTCCTGCAGAG gtaTAAGTCCCTGTGTCCAGACACATGGCCTAACTGGCAGGGGAAACTGTCAGATGGAGTGGCCACACTGGTCAAACACCTGGGATACAAGCCTGAAGAGTACAAACTTGGCAG ATCCAAAATCTTCATCCGTTTTCCCAAAACCTTATTTGCCACCGAAGATGCTCTGGAGACCAGGAAACACAGTCTTG CCACCAAACTGCAGGCAGGATGGAAAGGATACAGCCAGAAGTCCAAATACCAGAAACTTAGAAAATCAG CTATCGCCATCCAGGCGTGGTGGAGGGGGATCCTGGCTAGGAGGCGGGCCCAGCAGAGGCGACAGGCTGCCAATACAATCCGCAG GTTCATCAAAGGCTTCATCTACCGCCACAAGGAGCGCTGTCCAGAGAACGAGTACTTCCTGGATTACGTGCGCTATTCCTTCCTCATGAAGCTGCGCAAGAACCTGCCCAAGAACGTCTTGGACAAGAGCTGGCCgacacctcctgctgctctcactgag GCTTCAGAGCATTTGCGTAAGCTGTGCATGCAGAACATGGTGTGGAGCTACTGCAAGAAGATCAGTCCTGAGTGGAAGCTCCAG ATGGAGCAGAAGATGACTGCCAGCGAGATCTTCAAGGACAAGAAGGACAACTACCCACAGAGTGTGCccaaactgtttgtcagcacaaGACTCA ATGGAGAGGACATTAATCCCAAGGTTCTGCAGGCTCTGGGCAATGAGAAGATGAAG TACGCAGTGCCAGTCACCAAGTACGACAGGAAAGGTTACAAACCTCGTTCccgtcagctgctgctcacctcTAACAGTGCTGTTATCGTAGAGGAGGGCAAACTCAAGCAGCGCATCGACTATGGAGCTCTGAAAG GTATATCAGTCAGCTCCCTCAGCGACGGCTTGTTTGTTCTGCATGTGCCCAGTgaagacaacaaacagaag GGAGATGTGGTTCTGCAGAGCGACCATGTGATCGAGACCCTGACCAAGATTGCCATCTGCTCCGACAAAgtaaacaacatcaacatcaaccaGGGCAG TATAAAGTTTACAGTGGGTCAGGGGAAAGAGGGCATCATAGACTTCACCCCCGGATCAGAACTACTGGTGGCCAAGGCGAAGAATGGACACTTGTCTGTG ACTGCTCCCAGACTGAACTCCAGATGA
- the LOC119011073 gene encoding unconventional myosin-Ic-like isoform X1, which produces MMELRIQLIPTGEIILPPGKNGENYCHNCKVVASDGVRAMMESALTARDRVGVQDFVLLENFTSEAAFIENLRKRFKENLIYTYIGSVLVSVNPYKDLEIYTKNHMERYRGVNFYEVSPHIYAVADNSYRSLRTERKDQCILISGESGAGKTEASKKILQYYAVTCPASDQVQTVKDRLLQSNPVLEAFGNAKTLRNDNSSRFGKYMDIQFDFKGAPVGGHIINYLLEKSRVVHQNHGERNFHIFYQLIEGGEEDLLRRLGLERNPQQYQYLVKGNCPKVSSINDRSDWKVVRKALTVIGFSEDDVEELLNIIASVLHLGNVQYGGEEGNACITSDTQIKYLARLLGVNGTVLTEALTHKKIIAKGEELMSPLNLEQASSARDALSKAVYGRTFTWLVNKINASLAYTDDSFKNYSVIGLLDIYGFEVFQNNSFEQFCINYCNEKLQQLFIELTLKSEQEEYEAEGITWEPVQYFDNKIICDLVEEKFKGIISILDEECLRPGDASDLTFLEKLEDTVGGHAHFVTHKLADAKTRKVMGRDEFRLLHYAGEVNYNVNGFLDKNNDLLFRNLKEVMCMSENKILTQCFDREELSDKKRPETAATQFKASLAKLMEILMSKEPSYVRCIKPNDSKQAVRFDEVLIRHQVKYLGLMENLRVRRAGFAYRRRYEVFLQRYKSLCPDTWPNWQGKLSDGVATLVKHLGYKPEEYKLGRSKIFIRFPKTLFATEDALETRKHSLATKLQAGWKGYSQKSKYQKLRKSAIAIQAWWRGILARRRAQQRRQAANTIRRFIKGFIYRHKERCPENEYFLDYVRYSFLMKLRKNLPKNVLDKSWPTPPAALTEASEHLRKLCMQNMVWSYCKKISPEWKLQMEQKMTASEIFKDKKDNYPQSVPKLFVSTRLNGEDINPKVLQALGNEKMKYAVPVTKYDRKGYKPRSRQLLLTSNSAVIVEEGKLKQRIDYGALKGISVSSLSDGLFVLHVPSEDNKQKGDVVLQSDHVIETLTKIAICSDKVNNININQGSIKFTVGQGKEGIIDFTPGSELLVAKAKNGHLSVTAPRLNSR; this is translated from the exons GTGGTGGCTAGTGACGGGGTGCGGGCTATGATGGAGTCCGCCCTGACAGCCAGAGACCGGGTGGGCGTGCAGGACTTTGTCCTGCTGGAGAACTTCACCAGCGAGGCTGCCTTCATAGAGAACCTGCGCAAACGCTTCAAAGAGAACCTCATCTAT ACATACATTGGTTCAGTGCTGGTGTCAGTTAACCCATACAAGGACCTGGAGATCTACACCAAGAACCACATGGAGCGATACCGTGGAGTCAACTTCTACGAGGTCTCACCACACAT TTATGCAGTGGCAGACAACTCATACCGTTccctgaggacagagagaaaggaccAGTGCATCCTCATCTCCGGGGAGAGCGGTGCTGGGAAGACGGAGGCGTCCAAGAAGATCCTGCAGTACTACGCCGTCACCTGTCCAGCCAGCGACCAGGTGCAGACCGTCAAAGACCGCCTGCTGCAGTCCAACCCTGTGCTGGAG GCTTTTGGCAATGCGAAGACATTGCGTAACGACAACTCGAGCCGCTTTGGAAAGTACATGGACATTCAGTTTGACTTCAAG GGTGCCCCCGTTGGTGGCCACATAATCAACTACCTGCTGGAGAAGTCCCGCGTTGTCCACCAGAACCACGGGGAGAGgaactttcacattttttaccAGCTGAtcgagggaggggaggaggatcTGCTGAGGCGCCTGGGCCTGGAGAGGAACCCTCAGCAGTACCAGTACCTGGTCAAA GGTAACTGTCCCAAAGTGAGCTCTATCAACGATCGCAGTGATTGGAAGGTGGTGAGGAAAGCTTTGACCGTGATTGGTTTCAGCGAGGACGATGTTGAG GAGCTGTTGAACATAATCGCCAGTGTGCTTCACCTGGGAAATGTGCAGTACGGCGGGGAAGAAGGCAATGCCTGCATCACTTCTGACACACAGATAAAGTACCTGGCCAGG TTGTTAGGGGTGAATGGCACAGTGCTGACTgaggcactcacacacaagaAGATAATTGCCAAGGGAGAGGAG cTGATGAGCCCTCTGAACTTAGAGCAAGCATCATCAGCTCGAGATGCTTTGTCCAAGGCAGTGTACGGGCGCACCTTCACATGGCTGGTGAACAAAATCAATGCTTCACTGGCATATACG GACGATTCCTTTAAGAATTACTCTGTCATTGGCCTGCTGGACATCTACGGTTTTGAGGTCTTCCAGAACAACAG cttcGAGCAGTTCTGCATCAACTATTGTAacgagaagctgcagcagctcttcatCGAGCTCACCCTCAAGTCAGAGCAGGAGGAGTACGAGGCTGAAGGCATCACG TGGGAGCCGGTGCAGTACTTCGACAACAAGATCATCTGTGATCTGGTGGAGGAGAAGTTCAAAGGCATCATCTCCATCCTG GACGAGGAGTGTCTGAGACCTGGAGATGCCAGTGACCTCACCTTCCTAGAGAAACTGGAGGACACTGTTGGAGGACATGCGCACTTTGTCAC tcACAAGCTGGCAGATGCAAAGACCCGGAAGGTAATGGGCCGTGACGAATTCAGACTGCTGCACTATGCTGGAGAGGTCAACTACAATGTcaatg gaTTTTTGGACAAGAACAACGACCTGCTCTTCAGGAACTTAAAAGAA GTTATGTGTATGTCAGAGAATAAGATCCTGACCCAGTGTTTCGACCGGGAGGAGCTGAGTGACAAGAAACGCCCAGAAACG GCAGCCACCCAGTTCAAAGCCAGTCTGGCGAAACTCATGGAGATCCTCATGTCGAAGGAGCCGTCGTACGTCCGCTGCATCAAGCCCAATGACTCCAAGCAAGCAG TTCGATTCGACGAGGTGTTGATCCGTCACCAGGTCAAGTATCTGGGGCTGATGGAGAATCTGAGGGTGAGGAGAGCTGGATTTGCTTACAGACGGCGCTACGAGGTCTTCCTGCAGAG gtaTAAGTCCCTGTGTCCAGACACATGGCCTAACTGGCAGGGGAAACTGTCAGATGGAGTGGCCACACTGGTCAAACACCTGGGATACAAGCCTGAAGAGTACAAACTTGGCAG ATCCAAAATCTTCATCCGTTTTCCCAAAACCTTATTTGCCACCGAAGATGCTCTGGAGACCAGGAAACACAGTCTTG CCACCAAACTGCAGGCAGGATGGAAAGGATACAGCCAGAAGTCCAAATACCAGAAACTTAGAAAATCAG CTATCGCCATCCAGGCGTGGTGGAGGGGGATCCTGGCTAGGAGGCGGGCCCAGCAGAGGCGACAGGCTGCCAATACAATCCGCAG GTTCATCAAAGGCTTCATCTACCGCCACAAGGAGCGCTGTCCAGAGAACGAGTACTTCCTGGATTACGTGCGCTATTCCTTCCTCATGAAGCTGCGCAAGAACCTGCCCAAGAACGTCTTGGACAAGAGCTGGCCgacacctcctgctgctctcactgag GCTTCAGAGCATTTGCGTAAGCTGTGCATGCAGAACATGGTGTGGAGCTACTGCAAGAAGATCAGTCCTGAGTGGAAGCTCCAG ATGGAGCAGAAGATGACTGCCAGCGAGATCTTCAAGGACAAGAAGGACAACTACCCACAGAGTGTGCccaaactgtttgtcagcacaaGACTCA ATGGAGAGGACATTAATCCCAAGGTTCTGCAGGCTCTGGGCAATGAGAAGATGAAG TACGCAGTGCCAGTCACCAAGTACGACAGGAAAGGTTACAAACCTCGTTCccgtcagctgctgctcacctcTAACAGTGCTGTTATCGTAGAGGAGGGCAAACTCAAGCAGCGCATCGACTATGGAGCTCTGAAAG GTATATCAGTCAGCTCCCTCAGCGACGGCTTGTTTGTTCTGCATGTGCCCAGTgaagacaacaaacagaag GGAGATGTGGTTCTGCAGAGCGACCATGTGATCGAGACCCTGACCAAGATTGCCATCTGCTCCGACAAAgtaaacaacatcaacatcaaccaGGGCAG TATAAAGTTTACAGTGGGTCAGGGGAAAGAGGGCATCATAGACTTCACCCCCGGATCAGAACTACTGGTGGCCAAGGCGAAGAATGGACACTTGTCTGTG ACTGCTCCCAGACTGAACTCCAGATGA